In the Pseudochaenichthys georgianus chromosome 1, fPseGeo1.2, whole genome shotgun sequence genome, one interval contains:
- the LOC117462458 gene encoding meteorin-like protein gives MLRPWGALWITAVLLCMAGAQYSSDQCSWRGSGLSHESHRRDVEQVYLRCSQGSLEWLYPTGAIIINLRPNTEPPSGHMAGLHVCIKPHPLSQGSHVFLENNGDLRMLLAENDQAQGTVTCFSLAEGALFVESVPQADISRRITAFQYELVPSQGPGAHMYPYLHPGLVTCKPCSDEEVLMAVCTSDFAGSGIFRGVGSKNRSPAAVTLSRLFRQKSRVFARGAARKRGWGGRINVPSQCIGHPGGDEYLLTGSVHFGEAWLGCAPRYKDFLRLYVRAQRAGTNPCEIDTNGEISSG, from the exons ATGCTCCGGCCGTGGGGTGCGCTCTGGATCACGGCTGTGCTCCTGTGCATGGCGGGGGCACAGTACTCCAGCGACCAGTGCAGCTGGAGAGGAAG TGGTTTGAGCCACGAGTCTCACCGCAGGGACGTGGAGCAGGTATACCTGCGCTGCTCTCAGGGCTCTCTGGAGTGGCTCTACCCCACGGGAGCCATCATTATCAACCTGCGGCCAAACACAGAGCCCCCATCAGGACACATGGCAGGTCTCCATGTGTGCATCAAACCCCACCCTCTCTCCCAG GGCTCTCATGTGTTTCTGGAGAATAACGGGGACCTGAGGATGCTGCTGGCAGAGAATGACCAGGCTCAGGGCACAGTGACCTGCTTCAGCCTGGCAGAGGGGGCTCTCTTTGTGGAGTCCGTCCCCCAGGCAGACATCAGCCGGAGGATCACGGCTTTCCAGTACGAGCTGGTGCCCAGTCAGGGTCCCGGGGCACACATGTACCCGTACCTGCACCCTGGTTTAG TTACCTGTAAACCCTGTTCAGATGAAGAGGTCCTTATGGCAGTGTGTACCAGTGACTTTG CTGGCAGTGGCATCTTTCGAGGTGTGGGATCTAAAAACCGCTCCCCTGCTGCGGTGACTCTGAGTCGGCTGTTCCGCCAGAAGAGCAGGGTGTTTGCTCGGGGGGCAGCCAGGAAGCGGGGCTGGGGGGGACGCATCAATGTTCCCTCACAATGCATCGGGCACCCTGGAGGGGACGAGTACCTTCTGACTGGCTCCGTACATTTTGGTGAAGCCTGGCTTGGCTGTGCACCTCGATACAAAGACTTCCTGAGGCTGTACGTCAGAGCACAGAGAGCCGGAACAAACCCCTGTGAAATAGACACAAACGGAGAAATCTCTTCTGGGTGA
- the b3gntl1 gene encoding queuosine-tRNA galactosyltransferase translates to MNPPKRLRSTGDEEEPPTGGKEEWGAVDVSIVMPMYNASCWLDECLQAILHQDYTGTMELSVFDDASTDDSRTVVEGWKERLEERGVSVVISGHNSSQPRGVGYAKNKAVSQSCGQYLCFQDADDVMLPQRVGLQYDASVLHPHSLIGCQVQRVPEGSTERYTRWINMISQDQLLTQVYTSHGPTVVMPTWFCSRNWYLKVGPFDEGGKGVPEDLIFFYQSLRQGGGMARVDQCLLVYRYHEKATTHSVTEETIWKLRVDFLQEKVLSQWESFTIWNAGKQGRKLYRSLSPTNQKKVKAFCDVDENKIQKGFYTYEDSEQRPKPKVPVLHYKDASAPFIICVKLDMTGGVLEENLNSLQLKEGTDYYHFN, encoded by the exons ATGaaccccccgaagaggctccGGTCCACAGGAGATGAGGAAGAACCACCGACTGGAGGGAAGGAGGAGTGGGGAGCTGTGGATGTG AGTATTGTCATGCCAATGTACAATGCATCCTGTTGGCTGGATGAATGTCTGCAGGCCATATTACATCAAGACTACACTGGCACCATGGAGCTGTCTGTCTTTGATGACGCAAgcact GATGACTCGAGGACAGTGGTGGAGGGCTGGAAGGAGAGGCTGGAGGAGAGGGGCGTCTCCGTGGTGATCTCCGGCCACAACTCATCCCAACCCAGAGGAG TGGGATATGCGAAGAACAAGGCAGTGTCTCAGAGCTGTGGGCAATACTTGTGCTTTCAGGATGcg GATGATGTTATGCTTCCCCAAAGAGTTGGTCTGCAGTATGACGCCTCTGTCCTCCACCCACACTCT CTAATTGGCTGTCAAGTTCAGAGGGTCCCTGAGGGCTCTACGGAGCGTTACACCCGCTGGATCAACATGATCTCTCAGGATCAGCTCCTCACACAG gtgtacACCTCTCATGGGCCAACAGTTGTCATGCCGACGTGGTTCTGCTCGAGGAACTGGTACCTGAAGGTTGGACCGTTTGATGAGGGGGGCAAG GGAGTCCCGGAGGACTTGATCTTCTTCTACCAGAGTCTTCGTCAGGGAGGGGGCATGGCCAGGGTCGACCAGTGCCTGCTGGTGTACCGTTACCACGAGAAGGCCACCACACACTCTGTAACGGA GGAAACCATTTGGAAGCTGCGTGTGGACTTCCTACAGGAGAAAGTTCTcagccaatgggagagcttcaccatATGGAACGCTGGGAAACAGGGCCGGAAGCTGTACCGAAGCCTGAGCCCGACCAATCAAAAGAAG GTGAAGGCTTTCTGTGATGTCGATGAGAACAAGATCCAGAAAGGTTTTTACACATATGAGGACTCTGAG CAAAGACCCAAGCCAAAAGTCCCAGTTCTACATTACAAAGACGCCTCGGCCCCCTTCATTATCTGTGTAAAACTG GACATGACGGGAGGCGTTCTGGAGGAAAACCTCAACTCCTTGCAGCTAAAGGAAGGAACTGATTACTACCATTTCAACTGA